Proteins encoded together in one Olsenella timonensis window:
- a CDS encoding PTS fructose transporter subunit IIC: protein MAEKYDLLAVTGCPTGIAHTYMAKEALEKAAAAKGLTIKVETQGQVGAENEVTPAEIKACKAVIIAADKDVQPERFEGKPLISVGVTAAIKDPEGLIDKALAAKAEGELSSEVANASADEVVEKESVGHQIYRHLMNGVSHMLVFVVAGGVLTALSFLWGITSYDSTASDYNSFAAMLKIIGGIAMNLMVPVLSAYIAESIGKRPALVPGFVAGMISIQGLPVNAETGLIDAGGAGVGFGFLGGIVGGFLAGYVIVALEKVFSGLPQSLNGLKAMFLYPLCSTFIVGLVMLGISGPMAAINQGMMDFLQGLYNAGPVPLGLAIGCMCAFDMGGPVNKAAYTTGTLLLTEAIAAGVGTEAYNFGTNFMAAVSAACIVPPLITTFAVLVGKKYFSQEDHDAGIVNFILGCTHITEGAIPFMTKNIWPVMPIMMLGSSIAAILTIFLGVHDPAPHGGFLVLPVVDGGLQWVIAILIGAVIGGILFVLFKKHDYDKNGGKIAE from the coding sequence ATGGCAGAGAAGTACGATCTTCTGGCCGTGACGGGCTGCCCGACGGGCATCGCCCACACCTACATGGCCAAGGAGGCCCTGGAGAAGGCCGCCGCTGCCAAGGGCCTGACCATCAAGGTCGAGACCCAGGGCCAGGTCGGCGCCGAGAACGAGGTGACGCCGGCCGAGATCAAGGCCTGCAAGGCCGTCATCATCGCCGCCGACAAGGACGTCCAGCCGGAGCGCTTCGAGGGCAAGCCCCTCATCAGCGTCGGCGTGACGGCCGCCATCAAGGACCCGGAGGGCCTGATCGACAAGGCCCTCGCCGCCAAGGCCGAGGGCGAGCTCAGCTCCGAGGTCGCCAACGCGTCTGCCGACGAGGTCGTCGAGAAGGAGTCCGTCGGCCACCAGATCTACCGTCACCTCATGAACGGCGTCAGCCACATGCTGGTCTTCGTCGTCGCCGGTGGCGTGCTCACGGCCCTGTCGTTCCTCTGGGGCATCACGTCCTACGACTCCACGGCCTCCGACTACAACTCCTTCGCCGCGATGCTCAAGATCATCGGCGGCATCGCCATGAACCTCATGGTGCCCGTGCTCTCGGCCTACATCGCCGAGTCCATCGGCAAGCGCCCGGCGCTCGTCCCCGGCTTCGTCGCCGGCATGATCTCCATCCAGGGCCTGCCCGTCAACGCCGAGACCGGCCTCATCGACGCCGGCGGCGCCGGCGTGGGCTTCGGCTTCCTCGGCGGCATCGTTGGCGGCTTCCTCGCCGGCTATGTGATCGTCGCGCTGGAGAAGGTTTTCAGCGGGCTGCCCCAGAGCCTGAACGGCCTCAAGGCCATGTTCCTCTACCCGCTGTGCTCCACCTTCATCGTCGGCCTCGTCATGCTCGGCATCTCCGGCCCCATGGCCGCCATCAACCAGGGCATGATGGACTTCCTGCAGGGCCTCTACAACGCCGGCCCGGTGCCCCTGGGCCTGGCCATCGGCTGCATGTGCGCCTTTGACATGGGCGGCCCCGTCAACAAGGCAGCCTACACCACCGGTACCCTGCTGCTCACCGAGGCCATCGCCGCCGGCGTGGGCACCGAGGCCTACAACTTCGGCACCAACTTCATGGCCGCCGTCTCCGCCGCGTGCATCGTCCCGCCGCTGATCACCACCTTCGCGGTCCTCGTGGGCAAGAAGTACTTCTCGCAGGAGGACCACGACGCGGGCATCGTCAACTTCATCCTGGGCTGCACCCACATCACCGAGGGCGCCATCCCGTTCATGACCAAGAACATCTGGCCCGTCATGCCGATCATGATGCTCGGCTCCTCCATCGCGGCCATCCTGACGATCTTCCTGGGCGTCCACGACCCCGCCCCGCACGGCGGCTTCCTCGTGCTGCCCGTCGTCGACGGCGGCCTGCAGTGGGTGATCGCGATCCTCATCGGCGCGGTCATTGGAGGCATCCTGTTCGTGCTCTTCAAGAAGCACGACTACGACAAGAACGGCGGCAAGATCGCCGAGTAG
- the asnS gene encoding asparagine--tRNA ligase — MERTHISQLFADMDALGGTAVTVAGWVRSVRDMKNFGFVMLNDGSCFKDLQVVMNRESLANYDEIAATGVGSALVVTGTLALTPERPQPFELQAEKIEVAGASAPDYPMQKKRQTREFLRTQQHLRSRTNLFRAVFRVRSVAAYAIHRFFQERGFVYVNTPIITTSDAEGAGEMFRVTTLDVDNPPRTEDGGVDWSQDFFGHAANLTVSGQLQAENFALAFGDVYTFGPTFRAENSNTRRHAAEFWMVEPEMAFCDLAGDMACVEDMLKYVITYVMDACPDEMEFFNKFVDKGLVERLTHVATSDFAHVTYTEAIEILQRAAAAGHVFEYPVEWGCDLQTEHERYLTEEHFRRPTFVTDYPAAIKAFYMRLNDDEKTVAAVDCLVPGIGEIVGGSQREERLDVLERRIAELGMEPGQYKYYLDLRRYGGCEHAGFGLGFERLVMYLTGVDNIRDVIPHPRTVGNAEF; from the coding sequence GTGGAACGCACGCACATCTCGCAGCTCTTTGCCGACATGGACGCGCTCGGCGGCACCGCCGTCACCGTGGCGGGCTGGGTCCGTTCGGTCCGTGACATGAAGAACTTCGGCTTCGTGATGCTCAACGACGGCTCCTGCTTCAAGGACCTGCAGGTCGTCATGAACCGCGAGTCGCTGGCCAACTACGACGAGATCGCCGCCACGGGGGTGGGCTCCGCGCTCGTGGTCACGGGCACGCTCGCCCTCACGCCGGAGCGCCCGCAGCCCTTCGAGCTGCAGGCCGAGAAGATCGAGGTCGCCGGTGCCTCCGCGCCGGACTACCCCATGCAGAAGAAGCGCCAGACCCGCGAGTTCCTGCGCACCCAGCAGCATCTGCGCAGCCGCACCAACCTCTTCCGTGCCGTCTTTCGCGTGCGCTCCGTGGCAGCCTACGCCATTCACCGCTTCTTCCAGGAGCGCGGCTTCGTCTACGTGAACACGCCGATCATCACCACCTCCGACGCCGAGGGCGCCGGCGAGATGTTCCGCGTGACCACGCTCGACGTGGACAACCCGCCGCGCACCGAGGACGGCGGCGTCGACTGGTCCCAGGACTTCTTCGGCCACGCCGCGAACCTCACGGTCTCCGGCCAGCTCCAGGCCGAGAACTTCGCGCTCGCCTTTGGCGACGTCTACACCTTCGGCCCCACCTTCCGCGCCGAGAACTCCAACACGCGCCGCCACGCGGCCGAGTTCTGGATGGTGGAGCCCGAGATGGCCTTCTGCGACCTCGCCGGCGACATGGCCTGCGTGGAGGACATGCTCAAGTACGTGATCACCTACGTCATGGACGCCTGTCCCGACGAGATGGAGTTCTTCAACAAGTTCGTCGACAAGGGCCTCGTCGAGCGCCTCACCCACGTGGCCACCTCCGACTTTGCCCACGTCACCTATACCGAGGCAATTGAGATTCTGCAGCGGGCGGCCGCCGCCGGCCACGTCTTCGAGTATCCGGTGGAGTGGGGCTGCGACCTCCAGACCGAGCACGAGCGCTACCTCACCGAGGAGCACTTCAGGCGCCCGACCTTCGTCACGGACTACCCCGCGGCGATCAAGGCGTTCTACATGCGCCTGAACGACGACGAGAAGACCGTGGCGGCCGTGGACTGCCTCGTCCCCGGCATCGGGGAGATCGTGGGCGGCAGTCAGCGCGAGGAGCGCCTGGACGTGCTGGAGCGCCGCATCGCGGAGCTGGGCATGGAGCCGGGGCAGTACAAGTACTACCTCGACCTGCGCCGCTACGGTGGCTGCGAGCACGCGGGCTTTGGCCTGGGCTTCGAGCGCCTGGTGATGTACCTCACCGGCGTGGACAACATCCGCGACGTCATCCCGCACCCGCGCACGGTGGGCAACGCGGAGTTCTAG
- a CDS encoding carboxypeptidase M32 → MAEVNAALSNPRADIAALDALERTLFSLRYAIDEIGSLGPVIDPPKATAERGEALAELERARVEALCDPDAGDVLARLAAEPELLSETQRAQVRVLARDRDAIARVPADEQAAFSRLTCEAQDVWRRAKSVGDWESFAPYLDRIVEARLRMAAARDGSRDPYDVWLDEYEPGCDAAFYDRFFSSVRECVVPLLADCVASRRKPGRACVEGRFDVGRQWELAHDLVALEGVDEKALWLGRTEHPFTGGPSTGFVLIAGHAYEDDVLSNVFSMLHEGGHALYEQGVDPAYRLTSLRGGTSMGMHEAQSRFFENMVGRSEAFAPVLLGALAARFPGRFARVTPRQLYLAENCAEPGLVRTEADELTYPLHILVRYEIERELFSGEAAAADVPRLWAEKYRSYLGVEVPDHTRGALQDTHWAGGDFGYFPTYALGSAYAAQLKTAMVADGVDFDGACAAGDLAPIRAWLGERIWRWGRSKDSGELIEAACGEPFSPTHYTDYLTEKFSSIYRLGA, encoded by the coding sequence ATGGCAGAGGTCAACGCCGCGCTCTCCAACCCGAGGGCCGACATCGCCGCGCTCGACGCACTCGAGCGCACGCTCTTCTCGCTGCGCTACGCGATCGACGAGATCGGCTCGCTGGGACCGGTGATCGACCCGCCCAAGGCGACCGCCGAGCGCGGCGAGGCGCTGGCGGAGCTCGAGCGCGCCCGCGTCGAGGCGCTCTGCGACCCGGACGCGGGCGACGTGCTCGCGCGCCTGGCCGCCGAGCCGGAGCTCCTGAGCGAGACCCAGCGCGCGCAGGTGCGCGTGCTGGCGCGCGACCGCGACGCCATCGCGCGCGTCCCCGCCGACGAGCAGGCCGCCTTCAGCCGGCTCACCTGCGAGGCGCAGGACGTCTGGCGTCGCGCCAAGTCGGTCGGCGACTGGGAGTCCTTCGCCCCCTACCTCGACAGGATCGTCGAGGCGCGCCTGCGCATGGCCGCCGCGCGCGACGGCTCGCGCGACCCCTACGACGTGTGGCTCGACGAGTACGAGCCCGGCTGCGACGCCGCCTTCTACGACCGGTTCTTCTCGAGCGTGAGGGAGTGCGTGGTGCCGCTGCTCGCCGACTGCGTGGCGAGCCGCCGCAAGCCCGGCCGCGCCTGCGTGGAGGGCCGCTTTGACGTGGGCCGCCAGTGGGAGCTGGCGCATGACCTCGTGGCGCTGGAGGGCGTGGACGAGAAGGCCCTGTGGCTCGGGCGCACCGAGCACCCCTTCACGGGCGGCCCCTCCACGGGATTTGTCCTCATCGCCGGCCACGCCTACGAGGACGACGTGCTCTCCAACGTGTTCTCGATGCTGCACGAGGGCGGCCACGCCCTCTACGAGCAGGGCGTGGACCCGGCGTATCGCCTCACCTCGCTCAGGGGCGGCACGTCGATGGGCATGCACGAGGCGCAGTCGCGCTTCTTCGAGAACATGGTGGGGCGCTCGGAGGCCTTTGCGCCGGTGCTGCTCGGGGCGCTGGCCGCGCGCTTCCCGGGACGCTTCGCGCGCGTGACTCCGCGCCAGCTCTACCTGGCGGAGAACTGCGCCGAGCCGGGGCTGGTGCGCACCGAGGCGGACGAGCTCACCTACCCCCTGCACATCCTCGTGCGCTATGAGATCGAGCGGGAGCTCTTCTCGGGCGAGGCCGCGGCCGCCGACGTCCCGCGCCTGTGGGCCGAGAAGTACCGCTCCTACCTCGGCGTGGAGGTCCCCGACCACACGCGCGGCGCGCTGCAGGACACGCACTGGGCGGGCGGCGACTTTGGCTACTTCCCCACCTACGCGCTGGGGTCGGCCTATGCCGCCCAGCTCAAGACGGCCATGGTCGCGGACGGCGTGGACTTTGACGGCGCCTGCGCCGCGGGCGACCTGGCCCCGATACGCGCATGGCTGGGCGAGAGGATCTGGCGCTGGGGGCGCTCCAAGGACTCCGGGGAGCTCATCGAGGCCGCCTGCGGCGAGCCCTTCTCGCCGACCCACTACACCGACTACCTCACGGAGAAGTTCTCCTCGATCTACCGGCTGGGGGCCTAG
- the manA gene encoding mannose-6-phosphate isomerase, class I gives MAESAHDLIFPAPVFHGKIWGGRKLADDFGYQIPDGPIGECWAISAHPNGDCVIAEGPWAGQRLSELWDAHRELFGGLEGDRFPLLVKIIDAKDNLSVQVHPDDAYAAEHEDGSLGKRECWYVLAADPDTKIVIGQRAHDRAELASMIEEGRWDDMLNEVPCRAGDFFPIEPGTVHAIQGGTLILETQQSSDVTYRVYDYDRLGDDGQPRPLHIEQSLDVVDYAQQAPASGEVTAPEVDGVTELMACPNFVVDRVRVAGEKTVGEDWPFLCVSVIEGSGTVRAEAAGTEHQVARGTHFLAPSGCGDLRFSGDMTLVTSRVPA, from the coding sequence ATGGCAGAAAGCGCACACGACCTCATCTTTCCCGCGCCCGTCTTCCACGGCAAGATCTGGGGCGGTCGCAAGCTCGCGGACGACTTTGGCTATCAGATTCCCGACGGTCCCATCGGCGAGTGCTGGGCGATCAGCGCCCACCCCAACGGCGACTGCGTCATCGCGGAGGGTCCCTGGGCGGGCCAGCGCCTCTCGGAGCTGTGGGACGCCCACCGCGAGCTCTTTGGCGGCCTCGAGGGCGACCGCTTCCCGCTGCTGGTGAAGATCATCGACGCCAAGGACAACCTCTCCGTGCAGGTGCACCCCGACGACGCCTACGCGGCCGAGCACGAGGACGGCAGTCTCGGCAAGCGCGAGTGCTGGTACGTGCTCGCGGCCGACCCGGACACCAAGATCGTGATCGGTCAGCGCGCGCACGACCGCGCCGAGCTCGCGTCCATGATCGAGGAGGGCCGCTGGGACGACATGCTCAACGAGGTCCCCTGCCGCGCGGGCGACTTCTTCCCCATCGAGCCGGGCACCGTCCACGCCATCCAGGGCGGCACGCTGATCCTCGAGACGCAGCAGTCCTCCGACGTGACCTATCGCGTCTATGACTACGACCGCCTGGGCGACGACGGCCAGCCGCGTCCGCTGCACATCGAGCAGAGCCTCGACGTCGTGGACTACGCGCAGCAGGCCCCGGCGTCCGGCGAGGTCACGGCCCCCGAGGTCGACGGCGTGACCGAGCTCATGGCATGCCCCAACTTCGTCGTGGACCGCGTGCGCGTGGCGGGCGAGAAGACCGTGGGGGAGGACTGGCCGTTCCTGTGCGTGAGCGTGATCGAGGGCTCCGGCACCGTGCGCGCCGAGGCTGCCGGCACGGAGCACCAGGTGGCGCGCGGCACACACTTCCTCGCCCCGAGCGGCTGCGGCGACCTGCGCTTCTCGGGCGACATGACGCTCGTGACCTCCCGCGTGCCCGCGTAG
- a CDS encoding 1-phosphofructokinase family hexose kinase: MIYTLTTNPAVDMNVNADTLTTKKVNRTRDAVYTPNGKGLNVSFTLGHYGVDSVILGFFGGFSGDYIVREAEKRCPVRPVTIDGITRVNIFVTTPEGEYKFPNAGAPVSREKQLEMLELLRGLDDLECLVVSGSLSPEMDASYYDELIDVCQEKGAEFVLDISHPHLAELVERHPLLIKPNDEEVAEIFGVNVADEGDILSALAHIHERGAKNVLLTLGGEGAYFSNGEHVWRASAAKVKVLSTACAGDATLASFLSAWLGARDEVEPALVRAMATGGNVAMCAGLGDFALVDEIARSIEVTRLS; the protein is encoded by the coding sequence GTGATCTACACGCTCACCACCAACCCCGCCGTTGACATGAACGTCAACGCGGACACGCTCACCACCAAGAAGGTCAACCGCACGCGCGACGCCGTCTACACCCCCAACGGCAAGGGCCTGAACGTCTCCTTCACGCTGGGGCACTACGGCGTGGACTCGGTGATACTGGGGTTCTTCGGCGGCTTCTCCGGCGACTACATCGTCCGCGAGGCCGAGAAGCGCTGCCCGGTGCGACCCGTCACCATCGACGGCATCACCCGCGTCAACATCTTCGTGACCACGCCGGAGGGGGAGTACAAGTTCCCCAACGCGGGCGCGCCCGTGAGCCGCGAGAAGCAGCTCGAGATGCTGGAGCTGCTGCGCGGCCTGGACGACCTCGAGTGCCTGGTGGTCTCCGGCAGCCTCTCCCCCGAGATGGACGCCTCCTACTACGACGAGCTGATCGACGTCTGCCAGGAGAAGGGCGCTGAGTTCGTGCTCGACATCTCGCACCCGCACCTCGCCGAGCTCGTGGAGCGCCACCCGCTGCTGATCAAGCCCAACGACGAGGAGGTCGCGGAGATCTTCGGCGTGAACGTTGCCGACGAGGGCGACATCCTCTCCGCGCTCGCGCACATCCACGAGCGTGGCGCAAAGAACGTGCTGCTCACGCTCGGCGGAGAGGGCGCGTACTTCTCCAACGGCGAGCACGTCTGGCGTGCGAGCGCGGCCAAGGTGAAGGTGCTCTCCACGGCATGCGCCGGCGACGCCACGCTGGCGAGCTTCCTCTCCGCATGGCTGGGCGCCCGCGACGAGGTGGAGCCGGCCCTGGTGCGCGCGATGGCCACAGGGGGCAACGTCGCCATGTGCGCCGGCCTGGGAGACTTTGCGCTCGTTGACGAGATTGCCAGGTCCATCGAGGTGACGCGGCTCTCGTAG
- a CDS encoding CapA family protein: protein MRDTKLTRRAFLRGALAGLTLAAAGCSAPLPPEAPDPAGRVTVYDEAAPDELTVLAVGDVLVHRSVWESGERSDGTRGYDHLFAQVAQDVSAADVAIVGQETILGGTGMGLSGYPAFNSPQEIGDAEVAAGFDVALGASNHALDKGMAGIEATLAYWRSSHPEVLVTGIADSQEAHDVVPVVEREGHRIAILNYTYGTNGIPLPQPWAVRLLDEGRIAADAEAARAAGAEAIVACPHWGVEYAAEPSDDQRRWAQVLADAGADAIIGSHPHVMQPFEVIESAEGRAVPVFWSLGNFTSTSPRKDSMVGGMAQVTLRFDGECEVVSCALTPLVTHRAAGTAFTTYRLADYTDDLAADNQVRGVSGCGDFSFPWCVDFCAERLGDRFDAASGRLVWEA from the coding sequence GTGCGAGACACGAAGCTGACACGTCGTGCGTTTCTGCGCGGTGCGCTCGCGGGGCTCACGCTCGCCGCCGCCGGCTGCTCTGCCCCGCTCCCGCCCGAGGCGCCCGACCCCGCGGGGCGGGTCACCGTCTACGACGAGGCTGCGCCCGACGAGCTCACCGTCCTCGCGGTCGGTGACGTCCTCGTGCACAGGAGCGTGTGGGAGAGCGGCGAGCGGTCGGACGGCACGCGTGGCTACGACCACCTCTTCGCGCAGGTCGCGCAGGACGTGTCCGCCGCGGACGTGGCCATCGTCGGCCAGGAGACCATCCTGGGCGGCACGGGGATGGGGCTCTCCGGCTACCCCGCGTTCAACAGCCCTCAGGAGATCGGGGACGCCGAGGTCGCCGCGGGCTTCGACGTCGCCCTGGGCGCGTCCAACCATGCGCTCGACAAGGGCATGGCGGGCATCGAGGCCACGCTCGCGTACTGGCGCTCCTCGCACCCCGAGGTCCTCGTCACCGGCATCGCGGACAGCCAGGAGGCCCATGACGTCGTGCCGGTCGTCGAGCGCGAGGGGCATCGCATCGCGATCCTCAACTACACCTACGGGACCAACGGCATACCGCTGCCGCAGCCGTGGGCCGTCCGCCTGCTCGACGAGGGCCGCATCGCCGCGGACGCGGAGGCGGCGCGCGCCGCGGGCGCCGAGGCGATCGTTGCCTGCCCGCACTGGGGCGTCGAGTACGCCGCCGAGCCGAGCGACGACCAGCGGCGCTGGGCCCAGGTGCTCGCCGACGCCGGGGCAGACGCGATTATCGGAAGCCATCCCCACGTCATGCAGCCCTTCGAGGTGATCGAGAGCGCCGAGGGCCGCGCGGTCCCCGTGTTCTGGTCGCTGGGCAACTTCACCTCGACGTCGCCGCGCAAGGACTCGATGGTGGGCGGCATGGCCCAGGTGACGCTGCGCTTTGACGGCGAGTGCGAGGTCGTCTCGTGCGCGCTCACCCCGCTCGTCACGCATCGCGCCGCGGGGACGGCGTTCACGACCTACCGGCTCGCCGACTACACCGATGACCTGGCGGCCGACAACCAGGTCAGGGGCGTCTCGGGATGCGGTGACTTCTCCTTCCCGTGGTGCGTCGACTTCTGCGCGGAACGCCTGGGCGATCGCTTTGACGCCGCGTCCGGTCGGCTCGTGTGGGAGGCGTGA
- the pyrE gene encoding orotate phosphoribosyltransferase: MEAYKREFIEFMVESDVLKFGDFTLKSGRKSPFFMNAGAYVTGSQLKRLGEYYAHAINDNFGLDFDVLFGPAYKGIPLSVTTAIALHELYGKEVRYCSDRKEEKDHGADKGSFLGSSLADGDRVVMIEDVTTSGKSIDETYPKVTGAADVEIRGLIVSLNRMEVGKGGVVTAQQEIQERYGFPVASIVSMAEVVEALDGTVITPELRAAIDAYYEQYGVK; the protein is encoded by the coding sequence ATGGAAGCCTACAAGCGCGAGTTCATCGAGTTCATGGTGGAGTCCGACGTCCTGAAGTTCGGCGACTTCACCCTCAAGAGCGGCCGCAAGTCCCCGTTCTTCATGAACGCGGGGGCCTACGTCACCGGCAGCCAGCTCAAGCGCCTGGGCGAGTACTACGCCCATGCGATCAACGACAACTTTGGCCTGGACTTCGACGTGCTCTTTGGGCCGGCGTACAAGGGCATCCCCCTGTCCGTCACGACCGCGATCGCCCTGCACGAGCTCTACGGCAAGGAGGTCCGCTACTGCTCCGACCGCAAGGAGGAGAAGGACCACGGCGCCGACAAGGGCTCCTTCCTGGGGTCGTCCCTCGCCGACGGGGACCGCGTGGTCATGATCGAGGACGTCACCACCTCGGGCAAGTCCATCGATGAGACCTACCCCAAGGTCACCGGCGCCGCCGACGTGGAGATCAGGGGCCTCATCGTGAGCCTCAACCGCATGGAGGTCGGCAAGGGCGGCGTCGTGACCGCCCAGCAGGAGATCCAGGAGCGCTACGGGTTCCCCGTGGCGAGCATCGTGAGCATGGCGGAGGTCGTCGAGGCGCTCGACGGCACCGTGATCACGCCCGAGCTCCGCGCGGCGATCGACGCCTACTACGAGCAGTACGGCGTCAAGTAG
- a CDS encoding ROK family protein — protein MDKVLGIDVGGTSIKVGLFSPEGELLEERKIPTPALVDEDAYAVVTSGITRVLAAHDAAPADVIACGLDIPGPVADDGTVGFLPNIQLDPEGLVGAITATFPRATVAFVNDANAAALGEVWGGAARGVESFVLIALGTGVGGGVVTCGRLVAGAFGAGGEIGHITVERDEPLTCGCGRHGCLEQYASAKGVVRLYLEECERRGVTPVHVEHATDTLSVFKALAGGDECAGIAIDKMCDYLALAMSQISCVMDPELYLIGGGVAGAFATFAPRLRERFQALALSTCKDVRIEAAGLGNQAAMYGCAYEALRLRGEA, from the coding sequence ATGGACAAGGTACTGGGCATCGACGTGGGCGGAACGAGCATCAAGGTCGGCCTCTTCTCGCCCGAGGGCGAGCTTCTGGAGGAGCGCAAGATTCCCACGCCGGCGCTCGTCGACGAGGATGCCTACGCGGTCGTGACCTCGGGCATAACGAGGGTGCTCGCGGCGCACGACGCCGCCCCGGCGGACGTCATCGCCTGCGGCCTGGACATCCCCGGCCCTGTGGCCGACGACGGCACGGTCGGCTTCCTCCCCAACATCCAGCTCGACCCCGAGGGTCTGGTCGGCGCCATCACCGCCACCTTCCCGCGCGCGACGGTCGCCTTCGTCAACGACGCCAACGCGGCGGCGCTCGGCGAGGTGTGGGGCGGCGCGGCGCGCGGCGTCGAGAGCTTCGTCCTCATCGCCCTGGGCACGGGCGTGGGCGGCGGCGTGGTGACGTGCGGCCGCCTGGTGGCGGGCGCGTTTGGCGCCGGCGGGGAGATCGGCCACATCACCGTGGAGCGCGACGAGCCGCTCACCTGCGGCTGCGGTCGTCACGGCTGCCTGGAGCAGTATGCCTCCGCCAAGGGCGTGGTGCGCCTCTACCTCGAGGAGTGCGAGCGTCGCGGCGTGACGCCCGTGCACGTGGAGCACGCCACCGACACCCTCTCGGTCTTCAAGGCCCTGGCGGGCGGCGACGAGTGCGCCGGCATCGCGATCGACAAGATGTGCGACTACCTCGCTCTGGCCATGTCCCAGATCTCCTGCGTCATGGACCCGGAGCTCTACCTCATCGGAGGCGGCGTGGCGGGGGCGTTTGCCACCTTCGCCCCGCGCCTTCGCGAGCGGTTCCAGGCCCTGGCGCTGTCCACCTGCAAGGACGTGCGCATCGAGGCGGCCGGCCTCGGCAACCAGGCGGCCATGTACGGCTGCGCCTACGAGGCGCTGCGCCTGCGCGGGGAGGCGTAG
- the dtd gene encoding D-aminoacyl-tRNA deacylase translates to MRALIQRVERAQVEVGDEVVGSCGAGYLVLLGVAPGDDEALVERLWRKVAALRICEDDAGKTNRSLADTGGGVLVVSQFTLYADARRGNRPSFTGAAEPALAEHLYELFCELAERDLGPARVGRGVFGASMRVSLVNDGPFTVLLDTAELGWSDHAGDGGEAMRVVDEFKEFIARGNVMDMAVGIIVGGAFTGIVNSLVNDIITPVIQLITGGNSLAPSLVVAGINFGGFIGQVINFLIVALVVFLMIKGINTMRGKVEALAGRGDAPAEEAVAPHCPYCLEEVRAGATRCPHCGAEIKAA, encoded by the coding sequence GTGCGGGCGCTGATCCAGCGGGTCGAGCGGGCGCAGGTCGAGGTGGGCGACGAGGTCGTCGGCAGCTGCGGGGCGGGCTACCTGGTGCTGCTCGGCGTGGCGCCGGGAGACGACGAGGCGCTCGTCGAGCGGCTCTGGCGCAAGGTGGCGGCGCTGCGCATCTGCGAGGACGACGCGGGCAAGACCAACCGCTCGCTCGCGGACACGGGTGGCGGGGTGCTGGTGGTAAGCCAGTTCACGCTCTACGCCGACGCGCGCCGGGGCAACCGGCCGTCGTTCACCGGGGCGGCCGAGCCCGCCCTCGCCGAGCATCTCTACGAGCTGTTCTGCGAGCTCGCCGAGAGGGACCTCGGCCCCGCGCGCGTGGGACGCGGTGTCTTTGGCGCCAGCATGCGCGTGAGTCTGGTGAACGACGGGCCCTTCACCGTCCTTCTCGACACCGCGGAGCTTGGCTGGTCAGACCACGCGGGGGACGGGGGGGAAGCGATGAGGGTCGTCGACGAGTTCAAGGAGTTCATCGCGCGCGGCAACGTGATGGACATGGCCGTCGGCATCATAGTAGGCGGCGCGTTCACCGGCATCGTCAACTCGCTCGTGAACGACATCATCACCCCCGTCATTCAGCTCATCACCGGGGGCAACTCCCTCGCGCCGAGCCTGGTGGTGGCGGGAATCAACTTTGGCGGCTTCATCGGTCAGGTCATCAACTTCCTGATCGTCGCCCTCGTGGTGTTCCTCATGATCAAGGGCATCAACACCATGCGGGGCAAGGTGGAGGCGCTCGCCGGAAGGGGCGACGCCCCCGCGGAGGAGGCCGTCGCCCCGCACTGCCCCTACTGCCTCGAGGAGGTCAGGGCGGGCGCCACGCGCTGCCCCCACTGCGGCGCGGAGATCAAGGCCGCGTAG